Proteins found in one Flavobacterium channae genomic segment:
- a CDS encoding NRDE family protein, with amino-acid sequence MCTVTYIPTSEGCIITSNRDEKTTRKRAIPPQEYTIEGKKITFPKDPNAGGTWIAHDLNKIIVLLNGAQEKHISKNNYRKSRGLIVLELMISDTTLDHWNTIDLTDIEPFTIVCFENNNLIQLQWNEVEKTQQVFDAEKPHIWSSSTLYSKEIRLQRENWFHSFMVNKANPSPDEILHFHQFTEAKNKEFGLQINRDNLLKTISITQCQFYDNSIKMNYLDLLD; translated from the coding sequence ATGTGCACAGTAACTTATATTCCCACGTCTGAAGGTTGTATTATAACTTCTAACAGAGATGAAAAAACTACCCGAAAAAGAGCTATTCCTCCGCAAGAATATACAATTGAAGGAAAAAAAATCACTTTCCCTAAAGATCCAAATGCTGGCGGAACTTGGATTGCTCATGATTTGAATAAAATCATAGTACTTCTCAATGGCGCTCAAGAAAAACACATTTCAAAAAACAATTACAGAAAAAGTCGTGGTTTAATTGTTTTAGAATTGATGATTTCCGATACTACTTTAGACCATTGGAACACTATCGATTTAACCGATATTGAGCCTTTTACAATAGTATGTTTTGAAAACAACAATTTGATTCAATTACAATGGAATGAAGTTGAAAAAACACAGCAAGTTTTTGATGCTGAAAAACCACACATTTGGTCCTCTTCTACTCTATATTCAAAAGAAATACGATTACAAAGAGAAAATTGGTTTCATAGTTTTATGGTGAATAAAGCAAATCCATCTCCTGATGAAATTTTACATTTTCATCAATTTACAGAAGCTAAAAATAAGGAGTTTGGTTTGCAAATAAATAGAGATAATCTTTTAAAAACAATAAGCATAACACAATGTCAATTTTACGATAATTCAATCAAAATGAATTATTTAGATTTACTAGATTAA
- a CDS encoding DoxX family protein has translation MPAIILFQTLFFKFSAAPESVAIFSKLGIEPIGRIGTGIIELVAAILLIIPKKSFYGAFIGFGTMVGAIASHLFILGIETNNDKGFLFILACTTALFCLIVLYQEREKINYLVKKLFRCL, from the coding sequence GTGCCAGCAATAATATTATTTCAAACCTTATTTTTTAAATTTTCAGCTGCACCTGAAAGTGTTGCTATATTTTCAAAATTAGGCATTGAACCTATTGGCAGAATTGGCACTGGAATTATCGAACTTGTGGCAGCCATATTATTAATAATTCCAAAAAAAAGTTTTTATGGTGCCTTTATTGGCTTTGGAACTATGGTTGGTGCAATTGCTTCTCATTTATTTATATTGGGAATTGAAACAAACAATGATAAAGGATTTTTATTTATATTAGCGTGCACAACAGCTCTATTTTGTTTAATAGTTCTTTATCAAGAGCGTGAGAAAATTAATTATTTAGTAAAAAAATTGTTTAGATGCTTATAA
- the msrB gene encoding peptide-methionine (R)-S-oxide reductase MsrB produces the protein MRKLFLLLIVIAFQSCQSQSKENKPMDSKSKKTDAEWKAELTPEQYEVLRNKGTERAFTGEYWDHFEKGKYVCAACGNELFSSDTKFDSHCGWPSFDKAIKGSVVFKQDLSYGMVRTEVLCSKCDGHLGHIFDDGPKETTGQRYCMNSVSIKFIPEEK, from the coding sequence ATGAGGAAATTATTTTTATTATTAATCGTAATTGCTTTTCAATCTTGTCAATCGCAATCTAAAGAAAACAAACCTATGGACTCAAAATCTAAAAAAACAGATGCTGAATGGAAAGCAGAACTTACTCCTGAGCAATACGAAGTTTTAAGAAACAAAGGAACTGAAAGAGCTTTTACAGGCGAATATTGGGACCATTTTGAAAAAGGAAAATACGTTTGTGCTGCTTGTGGCAATGAACTTTTTAGCTCGGATACAAAATTCGACTCGCATTGTGGTTGGCCTTCATTTGACAAAGCAATAAAAGGTTCTGTTGTTTTTAAACAAGATTTAAGTTATGGAATGGTTCGTACTGAAGTTTTATGTTCTAAATGTGATGGTCATCTTGGTCATATTTTTGACGATGGCCCAAAAGAAACAACAGGACAACGCTATTGTATGAATTCGGTTTCAATAAAATTTATTCCTGAAGAAAAATAA
- a CDS encoding DinB family protein yields MLIISVQNNLKENIELLRQLSHEEYTFQNSILSNATIGEHIRHIIELFGCLLDNYDYGLINYDNRNRDILLQTNKNEAITALEKYLNLIDKPNKTLLLEQNCFGPKEEIQTNYYRELVYNIEHSIHHQALIKVALHGLQHIKTSNSFGIAPSTIEYRKQCAQ; encoded by the coding sequence ATGCTTATAATTTCGGTACAAAATAATTTAAAAGAAAATATCGAATTGCTTCGTCAACTTTCTCACGAAGAGTATACTTTTCAAAATTCTATTTTAAGCAACGCTACTATTGGAGAACACATTCGCCATATCATCGAATTGTTTGGATGCTTGTTAGACAATTACGATTATGGATTAATAAATTACGACAATAGAAATAGAGATATTCTTCTTCAAACCAATAAAAATGAAGCAATAACAGCTCTAGAAAAATATTTGAATCTAATTGACAAACCAAACAAAACCTTGTTATTAGAACAAAACTGTTTTGGTCCAAAAGAAGAAATCCAAACAAATTATTACAGAGAATTGGTTTATAACATTGAACATAGCATTCATCATCAAGCATTAATAAAAGTTGCTTTACATGGCTTGCAACATATAAAAACATCAAATTCATTTGGGATAGCACCTTCAACAATCGAATATCGAAAACAATGTGCACAGTAA